The DNA sequence CTTTGAGAAGCGCATCAGGATCATGCACAGGATCGCCATGATCGCCAGAGGTGCAATGGGCAGTATGATCATGGTCAGGAGCACTTTGAGATAAAACAGCGGTCCCTGTCCATCCATGACGCCGAACACCACGAAGGAGGGATAGAAAATAGCCAGGGTGCTGATGACTTCGTAAAAAGCTACGATCATGAACTTGGCCAGAACCAGAGCTCCGGGCTTGATCGGCAGATACAGGTAGTTCTCAATGTCGCTGGAGTAATAGAAGACGCTCATGACATAGAAAAAGCCGAAAATCAGAACGATAAAGGAAGCTCCGAACAGCAGCAGCTTCAGCAGCAGATCCTGCATTCCCATCATTTTGAATGGGGGATACAGTTCCGCGATGATGGGAGCGAAGGACACTCCGGCTAAGAGCAGGAGCAGGATCAGTCCGATGACCTTAAAAATCCCCTTAATCCGACCGGAGCGCTGCATGTTGATTTCCAGCACATCCTCCGATCGAAACATTGTTTTGAATAGAAGCAGTGTTTTATTCATTTTCCGTCAGCTCCAGGAACATCTGCTCCAGACTGGTGTTTTCACCCAGTGTTTCTCGCAGATTCTGCACGTTTCCGACATACAGCAGCTTACCTTTGTTGATAATCGCGACCCGGTCGCAGATTTTTTCCGCTACTTCCAGCACATGGGTGGAGAAGAAGACGATATTGCCCCGGTCGGCGTGGGATCTCATGCGCTCCTTCAAAATATAGGAGGATTTGGGATCCAGGCCGGTCATTGGTTCATCCAGAATCCAGGCATTCGGTTCATGGATCAAAGCACCCATCAGGACGATCTTCTGACGCATACCATGGGAGTAGCTCTGAATCTTGTCTCCCAGCGCCGAAGTCATCTCGAAATCGCGAGCCATCTGCTCGATTCGCTGCTGCCGGTCCTGGGGCGGTACATTATAGATATCTCCCATGAAGTTGAGATATTCAATTCCCCGCAGGCGGATATAAATGTCCGGATTGTCCGGTACATAGCCAAACTGGCTTTTGGCCTGAATGGGATCCTTCAGGATATCGATGCCGTTGACTTCGATCTGTCCGGATGTCGGCGGAGTGATCCCGACCAGCATTTTCAGCGTGGTGGTCTTGCCGGCGCCGTTGGGTCCCAGAAAGCCGAAGATTTCGCCCGGCTGAATTTCAAGCGACAGCCCGTCAACGGCCTTATGCGTACCGTTGTAGACTTTGGTGACTTCATCAAAACGAATCATGTTTGCTACCTCGTATCCTGTCTTATTTTTACGTATATAATGATATCACAATCTGTGTTGTGAAATCATTCACATCGAGTTAACTATAGGATTGCCATATTAAACTTGTATTAAACTTTTATGAAGACCATAACAGATTCGCCATCCGGTCGATGGACGGATTTAATCCATGAAGTCCTGAACCTAGAACTGTCATAATTCGGTTTTCGGTACCGTCGAACCGACGAACAGATTTGACACAGGTTCCGGGGTATTTTTTGAAGCAAACCGGTTTTTGCTATATACTTAGGAGAAGAGCTTTTTTGAGTTTTTACAATGGGAGGTCCGGCATGCCTAGTACTGAAACCGCATTTCGATTGACCCTGCTGCTTCTGGCCGGCCTGCGGCTGTACCTGATGTGGTTCTCTTTCTTTCGGATCCAGGTTCCCAGCGGATCCATGCTGCCGCTGATTCAGCCGGGTGATCGCCTGCTGGTCCGGCGGATCACGGGAAGCGGAACGATCCGAAGGGGCGATCTTCTGGTGTTTCGATCCACGGCCCGGCAAAAGGGCGACGGCAGCCTGGTCATGATCAAGCGGCTGATCGGTCTGCCCGGAGAAACGGTGGAAATTCGGCAGGGAAAGATTTATGTCAATGACACTCCTCTGAATGAGCCTTATATTAAGGGACATACCAAAGGAGAGCACCTTTTTCACATCCCCCTCGGATCCTGTCTCTTTCTGGGAGACAACCGCGAAGACTCGCATGACGCCAGAGTCTGGCAGGAACCCTTTGTTCGCCGGCGTGAAATCATGGGGAAAGTCATTCTGCGGTTCGGACCCATCCGACGAATGGGATATCTTAAGTAAAATTTAATCTAAGCTCTATACAATGAACTGATGTGGATCTTCAGGAAGCAGAAGGAAGTTTTCCGTTTCCCGCAGTCCCTTTTCGAAACGTTTGACCATGGCATTGATCAATTCCGGCGCCGGACCAGATACGGTCCGTCCAGCCGCGACAACCCGTCCCAATGGGACAGCAACAAAAGGAAGGGCACCACGATGAATTTAAAAGCAAGAATAGAAAGTTATCAGGAAGACATGCTCCGGGATCTGAACCGGCTGCTAGCTCACGATTCGGTGGCAGGAGAGCCCAAGACCGGCGCACCCTGCGGCGAAGCGGTAGCGCAGTGTCTGGAGGAAGCTCTGGCCATTGCCAGAGAACTGGGCCTGTCAACCCGCAATGTCGAAGGCTGGGTGGGAGAAGCTTCCCATGGCCAGGGGGATGACTATGTCGCCATCCTGGGTCATCTGGACATTGTTCCGGTCGGAAACGACTGGACCACCAACCCATTTGGAGAAATCAGGGACGGAAGAATCTACGGCCGCGGGACCAATGACGACAAAGGTCCGCTGGTAGCCGCTCTGTACGCCCTGAAAGCACTTCGGGAAGAAGGTGCGGTTCTGACTTCCCCGGTGCGTGTGATTATGGGGACCTGTGAAGAAACCGGCGGACCGGATATCGAAACCTATCTCAAGTCAGCGCCGCAACCCAAAGCCGGCTTCACCCCGGATGCCTCCTTCCCCGTGATCTACGCGGAAAAGGGGATCCTGCGGGTTGAACTGAGAAAGCCGCTCAAGACCTCGGACATTGAGATTCTTGAACTGACGGGGGGCAGCGCGCCCAATATGGTTCCCGATAAAGCTACATTGAGCTACTGTCTGGACGGAGAGTCCACCAAACTGGCGCTCAAAGGCCTGTCAGCTCATGGCTCCACGCCGGAACTGGGGGATAACGCCATTCTGAAGTTATTCCGCAGCATGAAGCAGCTGGATCGCCGGCTGGCACCGGAAATGGAGTTCCTGCTGGATGCATTTGCCGATGTCAACGGCGAGCATCTGGGCATCGGACTGTCCGATGAGCCCTCCGGCAAACTGACCTGTAACCTGGGACAGCTAATGTGCGACGGCGGTCAGATGAAGCTGGTGCTTGACCTGAGAATCCCGGTGACCTTTACCGACGCAGACGTCATCAGCGCGCTGCGCCTGAAGTTTGCGCCCCGGGGCTACCAACTGTCCTTCGGTGAATTTACACCGCCGCTCTACTACCCCGAGGATCTGCCCATGATCCAGTCACTGATGAGTGTATACCAGGAAGTAACTGGCGATGAGTCCGCCCGTCCCATTGCCATCGGCGGCGGCACCTACGCCAAGTCCATGAACAATGTGGTGGCCTTCGGACCCGGCCTGCCGGGGCGTGAAGAAGTCGATCACATCGCGGATGAATTCATCCGGATTGAAGATCTGCTGACCTGGACCCATATCTACGCAAAAGCCATCCTTGCTTTATCCAATTTGTAATGAAACCCGACAGGGAGGAACAAAATGAGCGAAGACAATAAAAATAAAAAATCCGGACGGCCGGAGCCGCCGAAACCGGATTCACGCAATCTGGTTCTGATGGTGGTCCTTTTGATCAGCATGCTGGTCATGTTCTGGAACATGAAGGACTTTGGAGCGCCCAAATCGGTGGAGGCCGGATATACGGACCTGACCGCGGCGCTGAATGAAAATAAGGTAAAATCCCTCAAATACGATACCGGCGCCGGAATCATCACCTATCAGCTGAACTCCGGCGACACCCTCTACCGCACGGAGGCCATTGACCTTCTGGCTTCGGAAGTCATCAATCAGGCCGCTCAGAAGAACATTCCGACGAGCCTGACCAACAGCACCGACATTATGACCACGGTGCTCAACCTGGCTTCCTTTATCCTGCCGCTGGTGTTCTTCTTCTTCATCCTGCGTATGTTCACCAAGTCCATGAGCGCCAAAGGCGGCGGCATTATGGGTCTGGGCAAGAGCACGGCCAAGCTGTATGAAAAGTCCACCGGCGTGACCTTCAAGGATGTGGCAGCCCAGGAAGAAGCCAAGGAATCCCTCACCGAAATTGTGGATTTCCTGCATAATCCTCAGAAATACGCAGCCATTGGCGCTCGTCTGCCCAAAGGCGCCCTTCTGGTGGGACCTCCCGGTACCGGAAAAACCTTACTGGCCAAAGCCGTAGCCGGAGAAGCGGATGTGCCGTTCTTCTCCCAGTCCGGTTCCGCATTTGTGGAAATGTTCGTGGGTATGGGCGCAGCCCGGGTCCGTGATATCTTCAAGGAAGCCGAAGCCAAGGCTCCCTGCATCATCTTCATCGACGAAATCGACGCCATCGGCAAGAGCCGCGAAAGCGGCGGACTGCCGGGCGGCAATGATGAGCGCGAACAGACCCTCAACCAGCTGCTGGCCGAAATGGACGGCTTTGATTCCCAGAAGGGAATTGTCATCCTGGCGGCCACAAACCGTCCGGAAGTGCTGGACAAGGCGCTGCTGCGTCCGGGCCGCTTTGACCGGCGCATTATTGTCGACGCGCCGGACCTGCGCGGTCGGGAAGCGATCCTCAAAGTTCATTCCAAGGATGTCAAGATGGGCGATGATGTCAATCTCAATGAGCTGGCAAAGTCCACGCCCGGCGCCGTCGGTGCTGATCTGGCCAATATCATTAATGAAGGCGCGCTGCGCGCGGTCAAGAATGGCCGGCAGTTCGTCAAGCAGGAAGACCTGATGGAAGCCATTGAAGTCGTCATTGCCGGACAGCAGAAGAAAGACCGGATCATGTCGCCCAAGGAAAAACGAATTGTCTCCTTCCATGAGATCGGGCATGCCCTGGTGGCAGCCCTCCAGAAAAATACGGATCCGGTCGTCAAGATCACGATCATCCCACGAACGATGGGATCCCTCGGATATACCATGCAGGTGCCGATGGAAGACAAGTACCTGATGAGCAAGGAAGAGATCCTGCAGGAAATCACCATCCTCCTGGGCGGCCGGGCCGCTGAGGAAGTGGAGTTTGGCAGCATCACCACCGGTGCGTCCAATGACATCGAGCGGGCAACCGCCATGGCCCGGCGCATGGTTTCCATGTACGGCATGAGTGATGCCTTCGGCATGATGGCACTGGAATCCAACACCAATGTGTACCTGGATGGCCGTCCGGTTTCTAACGTGAGTCCGGAAACTCAGACCAGACTGGACCAGGAAGTGGCCATGATCATCAAAGACTGCCATGCCACTGCCCGCCGGCTGCTCGAAGACAATCAGGAACTTCTGGTTAAGGCTTCGGAAAAGCTTCTGGAAAAGGAAACCCTTACCGGAGCTGAGCTGGTAGAAATCATCCGGGCGTTCAAGGGTGAGGACTTCATGAAGA is a window from the Clostridiaceae bacterium HFYG-1003 genome containing:
- a CDS encoding ABC transporter ATP-binding protein translates to MIRFDEVTKVYNGTHKAVDGLSLEIQPGEIFGFLGPNGAGKTTTLKMLVGITPPTSGQIEVNGIDILKDPIQAKSQFGYVPDNPDIYIRLRGIEYLNFMGDIYNVPPQDRQQRIEQMARDFEMTSALGDKIQSYSHGMRQKIVLMGALIHEPNAWILDEPMTGLDPKSSYILKERMRSHADRGNIVFFSTHVLEVAEKICDRVAIINKGKLLYVGNVQNLRETLGENTSLEQMFLELTENE
- the lepB gene encoding signal peptidase I; the protein is MPSTETAFRLTLLLLAGLRLYLMWFSFFRIQVPSGSMLPLIQPGDRLLVRRITGSGTIRRGDLLVFRSTARQKGDGSLVMIKRLIGLPGETVEIRQGKIYVNDTPLNEPYIKGHTKGEHLFHIPLGSCLFLGDNREDSHDARVWQEPFVRRREIMGKVILRFGPIRRMGYLK
- a CDS encoding Sapep family Mn(2+)-dependent dipeptidase → MWIFRKQKEVFRFPQSLFETFDHGIDQFRRRTRYGPSSRDNPSQWDSNKRKGTTMNLKARIESYQEDMLRDLNRLLAHDSVAGEPKTGAPCGEAVAQCLEEALAIARELGLSTRNVEGWVGEASHGQGDDYVAILGHLDIVPVGNDWTTNPFGEIRDGRIYGRGTNDDKGPLVAALYALKALREEGAVLTSPVRVIMGTCEETGGPDIETYLKSAPQPKAGFTPDASFPVIYAEKGILRVELRKPLKTSDIEILELTGGSAPNMVPDKATLSYCLDGESTKLALKGLSAHGSTPELGDNAILKLFRSMKQLDRRLAPEMEFLLDAFADVNGEHLGIGLSDEPSGKLTCNLGQLMCDGGQMKLVLDLRIPVTFTDADVISALRLKFAPRGYQLSFGEFTPPLYYPEDLPMIQSLMSVYQEVTGDESARPIAIGGGTYAKSMNNVVAFGPGLPGREEVDHIADEFIRIEDLLTWTHIYAKAILALSNL
- the ftsH gene encoding ATP-dependent zinc metalloprotease FtsH yields the protein MSEDNKNKKSGRPEPPKPDSRNLVLMVVLLISMLVMFWNMKDFGAPKSVEAGYTDLTAALNENKVKSLKYDTGAGIITYQLNSGDTLYRTEAIDLLASEVINQAAQKNIPTSLTNSTDIMTTVLNLASFILPLVFFFFILRMFTKSMSAKGGGIMGLGKSTAKLYEKSTGVTFKDVAAQEEAKESLTEIVDFLHNPQKYAAIGARLPKGALLVGPPGTGKTLLAKAVAGEADVPFFSQSGSAFVEMFVGMGAARVRDIFKEAEAKAPCIIFIDEIDAIGKSRESGGLPGGNDEREQTLNQLLAEMDGFDSQKGIVILAATNRPEVLDKALLRPGRFDRRIIVDAPDLRGREAILKVHSKDVKMGDDVNLNELAKSTPGAVGADLANIINEGALRAVKNGRQFVKQEDLMEAIEVVIAGQQKKDRIMSPKEKRIVSFHEIGHALVAALQKNTDPVVKITIIPRTMGSLGYTMQVPMEDKYLMSKEEILQEITILLGGRAAEEVEFGSITTGASNDIERATAMARRMVSMYGMSDAFGMMALESNTNVYLDGRPVSNVSPETQTRLDQEVAMIIKDCHATARRLLEDNQELLVKASEKLLEKETLTGAELVEIIRAFKGEDFMKSSDEDAAHHSAGEGIRPTEPDAGLLAPQVQEVPEAQQDTLLPAPEVQEVPIAQQDIVLPAPDTEQPTDTIE